A stretch of DNA from Dokdonia sp. PRO95:
AGATATTACCAGGAGCAATATCTGCAATCATCTTAGGTATAAAGAAAGGATTAAATCTAGGCGTGCCATCTCCAGCACCAAAGTTGAGGACTTCATTCTGGAATGTTTCCAGACCACCTATACCGGCTCCCCATATAACCCCAACCCTAAATTTATCAACAGAGTCAAGATCAATGCCCGCATCACTGATAGCTTCATCTGAAGCTACCAGTGCATACTGAGCAAATCTATCGAGCTTTCGAGCTTCTTTCCTATCAAAGAAGTCGAGAGCGTCAAAGTTTTTAAGTTCACAAGCAAACTTCGTTTTAAACTTTTCTGCATCAAAATAGGTGATGGGCGCGCACCCGCTTTTCCCTGTAGAAAGTCCTTCCCAGTAATCCTGAATATTATTTCCTATCGGGGTAAGTGCACCAAGTCCGGTAACTACTACTCGCTTTAACTCCATAAATAAAGACTTATTTTGCCTCTTCTATATAAGATACTGCTTGACCTACTGTCGCAATATTTTCTGCTTGATCGTCTGGAATCTGGATATCAAATTCTTTTTCAAACTCCATAATGAGTTCCACTGTGTCTAGTGAATCAGCGCCTAGGTCGTTTGTGAAGCTCGCTTCCGTTACAACTTCGTTTTCGTCTACTCCTAATTTGTCTACGATAATCGCTTTTACTCTTGATGCAATGTCTGACATAATTTTCTAATTTAAATTTTTATTTAAGTCGCAAAAATAACAAACTTTACCGTTAAACAAGTTTGCAACTCAAAAATGTGAAGGTAATTTACGGAAATATAAAATAAGTTCCTTTCCATAACCTTCAAATAGTTACTAATATTTCTTTATTTCGCACCCACAACAGCAACAAGAAAAATGAAACGAATTGTGATTTTTGCCTCGGGTAACGGTACAAATGCCCAGCGTATTATAGAGTTTTTCCAGGATCGTACGGATGCACAAGTTGTGCAAGTACTTAGTAACAACCCTCGTGCCAAAGTACTTCAAAGAGCTTCAGTCCTTGATGTTGCTGCGTTTAGTTTTAACAGAAAAGCGTTCTATAAAGGTGATGATGTACTCCACCTTCTTAAGGCTACACAACCAGATGTCATCATTTTGGCAGGTTTTTTATGGCTATTTCCAGAAAAAATAATTTCGGCGTTTCCAGATAAGGTTATAAATATTCACCCAGCGTTGCTCCCAGATTTTGGAGGAAAAGGCATGTATGGCATGAATGTACATGAGGCTGTTTACGCTTTCGCGAAAGCGCAACACGATAAAAATCCTTCTCAAAAAATATATACAGGCATCACCATACATAAAGTAACGCCAGAATATGACAAAGGAGATTTCTTATTTCAAGCCAAAGTTGAAGTAAGCCAAGAAGACACTCCAGAAGGAATTGCCGAAAAAATACACCAACTAGAATACACGCATTTTCCAGAGGTGATTGCAGAATTCTTATCTTAGAGAGATGGCAAAAACAAAAAAATTCTATGTAGTCTGGGAAGGTAAAAAACCTGGAATCTATGAGTCTTGGAAGGAGTGCAAGAAGATGATAGATGGTTATGCCGGCGCAAAATACAAGAGTTTTGAAACCTTTGCCAAAGCAAAAAACGCATATAACGGAGACTATAACGACTTTAAAGGCTCTTCAAAAAAGAAAAAAGTACTCACCGCCGAAGAAAAAGCCAAATATGGCTTCCCCAACCTCTACTCTATTGCTGTAGATGCCGCAAGTTCTGGTAATCCAGGCATCATGGAATATCGCGGGGTAGATACTCAAACGGTAAAACAACTCTTTCACCAAGGGCCTTTTAAGCAGGGAACTAACAATATAGGAGAGTTTCTTGCGCTTGTACATGGGCTGGCTTATTTAAAAAAGATAGGTAGTGACCGTCTTATATATAGTGACTCCCGAATAGCAATAGGCTGGGTAAAGAAGAAACATTGCAAGACCAACCTCAAGCAAAGCCCAAAAAATAAAGATGTATTTGAGCTCATCGCGCGCGCAGAGCAGTGGCTTAAAACAAACACCTACGTAACTACGATTGTGAAGTGGGAAACCAAAGCCTGGGGCGAAATCCCAGCAGATTTTGGGAGGAAATAAGTGTCAGTATGAAAAGAGAAAAAAAGAGAATTTACACAATAGCAATTTCGGCTTTCCTTACAATGCTAGTTATCAAAAACTGGGATGCTATAAAAAGTTTTATTGCCAGTTTATTTGCATAATTTAATTTAAAATTTTCGCGAAAGCGGTCACTCTAAATTTGAGTTGTCAAACATTCAAAACCGTATATTTGCACAAAAATTATAGATGAGTAAATTGGTTATTGTTGGTTCTTGTGCATTTGATGCAATAGAGACACCTTTTGGAAAAACAGATAAAATTATAGGAGGAGCCTCTCCTTATATAGGACTGGCTGCGGCACAGTTTGATAATGTTGATCCAGCCATTGTTGCCGTTGTAGGTGATGACTTCCCTCAAGAGTATCTTGATTTCCTTGCAGAAAGAGGAATTAACACAGACGGTATAGAAGTTGTAAAAGGTGGTAAAACATTTTTCTGGAGTGGTAAGTATCACAATGATATGAACTCTAGAGATACACTTGCTACAGAACTTAATGTACTAGCAGATTTTTCTCCTAAGGTTCCTGCTTCACATAAGGAAGCACCTATTGTAATGCTAGGTAACTTACAGCCGCAAGTACAGCTTAGTGTTATCGAGCAAATGGAAGTAAAACCTAAGCTTGTCATACTAGACACAATGAACTTCTGGATGGATATCGCACTTGATGAGCTTAAAACTACGCTCAAAAAAGTAGATGTTATCACGATAAATGATGAGGAAGCTCGCCAGTTAAGTGGAGAGTACTCACTTGTAACTGCTGCAAAGAAAATCCACGAGATGGGACCTAAGTATGTAGTTATAAAGAAAGGAGAACATGGAGCTCTTATTTTTGAAGGAGACAATATGTTTTTTGCCCCTGCATTACCCCTTGCAGATGTTTTTGACCCTACGGGAGCTGGAGACACCTTTGCTGGAGGATTTGCTGGCTATATAGCTCAAGCAGGAGACACTTCTTTTGAAACTATGAAGACGGCTCTTATTTATGGCTCATGCCTAGCCTCCTTTACGGTAGAAAAATTTGGAACAGAGCGTTTACAATCTGTAACACCAGAAGAAATAAAAGAAAGACTGCATCAGTTTAAAAACCTTGTGCAATTTGACATAAACATAAACAACTAATTCCTGCGCTCCATTTTTGGAGCGCTTTTGTTTTTACAAACTATGAGTGACGCTATCAAGCATGAATGTGGTATTGCAGTAATAAGACTAAAAAAACCACTTGAATTTTACAAAGAAAAATACGGTACTGCTTTTTACGGAGTAAATAAGATGTACTTAATGATGGAAAAGCAGCACAATCGTGGTCAGGATGGTGCTGGTTTTGCTAGTATAAAACTAGATGTCGCTCCAGGGCAACGCTATATATCTAGACAGCGATCTACAGCGCAACAGCCTATACAAGATATTTTTGCAGAGATTAATGGTCGTATAAACGAGCTTATGACGGCAAATCCTGACAAGAAGGATGATGTAGCCTGGCAGAAGAGTAATGTTCCTTACATAGGAGAGTTATTACTAGGTCACGTACGTTATGGAACCTTTGGAAAAAACAGCGTTGAGAGCGTTCACCCTTTCTTGCGTCAAAATAACTGGATGCACCGTAACCTTATCGTTGCAGGTAACTTTAATATGACTAATGTAAATCAGCTTTTTGATAAGTTGGTTTCTTTAGGACAACACCCAAAAGAGCAGGCAGACACCATTACAGTGATGGAAAAAATAGGCCATTTTCTGGATGATGAAGTTGGAAAACTTTACAAGAAACTAAAAAAGGAAGGATTTAATAAACAACAAGCCTCTCCTCAAATAGCAGAAAGACTTAAAGTAGGCAAAATACTTAGAAGAGCTTCAAAAGATTGGGATGGTGGTTATGCAATGGCTGGACTTTTAGGTCATGGTGATGCTTTTGTTTTAAGAGATCCTGCAGGAATAAGACCTGCATATTATTTTGAAAACGACGAAGTAGCGGTGGTTGCTAGTGAGCGTCCCGTGATTCAAACAGCGTTTAATGTGCCTTTTGATGAAGTAAAGGAATTAGATCCAGGGGCTGCTGTAATCATTAAAAAGAATGGCACACTGACTATACAGCAAATTATAGAACCATTAGAACGTAAGGCTTGTTCCTTTGAGCGTATTTACTTCTCTAGAGGTTCTGATGCAGAAATTTACAAAGAGCGCAAAATGCTTGGGCGTTTATTAATGCCTCGAGTACTTGAAAGCATAAATCATGACACAAGGAACTCTGTGTTCTCATTTATTCCCAATACGGCTGAGACTTCGTTTTACGGTCTTGTAGAGGCTGCTCAAGACGAACTTAATAAGCAAAAAGGAGAAAAGATACTTGCTGCCAAGGGTAATCTCAATGAGAGCGAACTTACAGAAATTCTCTCACAGCGCTTGCGCACAGAGAAGATTGCTATAAAAGATGCTAAGCTCCGTACATTTATCACAGAAGATAGTAGTCGTGATGATCTAGTAGCACACGTTTATGATGTAACCTACGGTGTTATAAAACCAGAAGACAAGCTCGTCATTATAGATGATAGTATCGTGCGTGGCACAACGCTCAAAAAGAGTATCATCAAGATGATGGCACGTTTGAATCCAGCCAAAATTATTGTTGTATCTAGTGCCCCTCAAATACGATATCCAGATTGCTACGGTATTGACATGGCTCGCCTTGAAGATTTTATTGCTTTTAGAGCTGCAATAGCATTACTAAAAGAAAATGATAACGAGAGTATCATACAGGAGGTTTATGAAAAATGTAAGGCGCAAGTAGATCTAGATGATAAAGATGTAACAAATCACGTTAAAGATATTTATGCTCCTTTTGAACAGAAGGAAATCTCTAAAAAGATAGCAGAGCTACTAACTGATAGCTCAGTTCAAACAGAAGTAGATATCATCTATCAAACTGTAGAAAACTTACATAAAGCCTGCCCAGAAAATCTTGGAGATTGGTACTTTACTGGAGACTACCCTACAGCTGGAGGTAACCGCGTTGTAAACAAAGCCTTCATAAATTACGTAGAAGGAAACAAAGAGAGAGCCTACTAAAAGACAAGCTTTTGTTCTTAATGATATCACAATTTACAAAATAATTGTGTATTTCATCTAAAATTTACGCCTTTGGTCTAAAACATACTGCCATTTAGTAAAACCCTCTTATATTAGCATTGCCATAGCATAAGTAGGTTAAGTTCATGGTAGATTTGGGGCAAAAAAAGGTGGATCTTTCCACCTTTTTTTATGTCCGATTTTTAGCGTTTTATGACCTAACCGTTAAGCTTCAATTACAATCTTTAAAGTAATTAAGTTTTGATTGAAAAATTACTCATTCAATTCAATTTATTCTATGTTATTGTTAATTAGTTATTATCATCAAATAAGCTACACTAAAACTCACTTTACTTCGTATCATATTGAATAGTTAATTATTGATTTTAACACTATAATTCCATGTCATTAAAAACATGTGATAAAAATAGATACAAAAATTAGAGAAAGAATTTACTTACATTTTCTTGCATAAAAAAAGCCCACTATAAAAGTGGGCTTTGAGATTTAAAACAAGAGTTATTTCTTATTTGTTCTGAGCATATAGTGCAGACACTTTTTCCCAATTAATCACATTAAAAAATGCGTTTACATAATCTGGACGTCTGTTTTGATAGTTTAAGTAATATGCATGCTCCCATACATCAAGTCCTAGGATAGGGAACCCTCCACATCCTACTTTAGGCATTAGTGGGTTATCCTGATTAGGAGTTGAGCATACTTCAACTTTTCCGCCTTCGTGTACACAAAGCCAAGCCCATCCTGAACCAAACTGTCCTCCTGCTGCAGATGAGAATTTATCTTTAAAAGATTCAAAGTTTCCGTAGGCAGCATTTATTGCCTCAGCAAGTTCTCCCGTAGGTTCTCCTCCACCGTCTGGTGACATTACTTCCCAAAAAAGTCTGTGGTTGTAAAAACCTCCACCGTTGTTACGAACAGCAGTGTTAGACATATCTAGGTTTATAAGTATATTTTCTATTGTCTTTCCGCTAAGGTCAGTTCCTTCGATAGCAGCATTAAGCTTTGAAGTGTAACCAGCGTGATGCTTCCCGTGGTGTATCTCCATTGTTTTTGCGTCTATATTAGGCTCTAGTGCATCCTTAGCATATGGTAATTCTGGTAACGTAAATGACATTTCTTTTTCGTTTTTGGTTAAACTTCTTTTCAGATTTTAACAAAGTTACATAAAGTATGCTACTCTTTATGTTATAGATTTCTTATAAAAGTTAGGTTTTGCTTTCGCGAAAGCAAAAAAATATAATAGTGGTGCGACTCCTCCGCAGAATTATTTTCCTATATTTCCGAATGTATAACCATCTAAAAACCAAATTGCTATGTTTAACTTTAGGACAAATATATTATTATGCTTATTAAGCTTTACATTTATTATAGCTTGTAGTAATGATGAGCAGGAACCACCTGTATTAACAGATGACACAGATCAAGCCGACCCTACAGATGACAGTGAAGCGACATTGCAAGAAGAACAAGAAGAGACGATTATTACATTAACCAATGGATCTGAGCAAGTATGGCGCATTACAGAGGCTTCGATTGATAATGCCTCTGGAACAATCGAAGTGTCATCTAACTTTAATGTTGTCGATGATGAATTTATCTTTTCTGGAAACACTTCTAATGGAAATTTAGAATGGAGACCAGGAAATGCTATTGAATTAACTGGAACTACATCACAAGAAACTCTATTAGACTTTTACAAAGCCCCTGTAAATACCCAGTTTACATTTGATGAAGGTAGTAGTGTAAATATTACGGCATTAGATGGGGATCTTATTTTTGAGGTAGTTGATCAAAACACTATAAAAGGGACTCTTTCTTCAAGTGGAATGAGAAACACTTCGGAAACCTTGACATTCATACTGAAAATTAAAACATCAAGTGATTATATCGCGCCTCCCGCAGATGGCCTAACATTTACACCTGCATTTACTTACAACTCTAATAGTGTAGTTTGTTGTGCACCTGGGATGATAGGATCTTATAGCGATAATAGTTTTTTTATAGCTACTAGGGAAAATATAGATTTTGGTACAACCGAAAGCATTGTAAAGTTTGATGTTGACACAGGTCTAAGCACACAATCTACTTTTGATCAATCTGACTTTGTTTCAAAACAACTGCACATTATTAACAACACCTTAGTTGTTATGGGTGGGCAATATGTAAATTACTATCCTTTAGATTTATCTGACACACCAACATCCATTGCGCATGGCAAACGTCTTACTCGTTTTGGTCTTGCCGTTCAAGAGAATAATGCTTATTTCATAGGGGGTGATCTTAATGTTGATGAGAATGGTAATCCCGTAGATGCAGATAAGGTTTTCAAATTTGATATAGGAGATGGGACAACTACAGAAGTGGCAACATTACCAGAAAATCGATTTGGCGCTCGTGGGACTATTGTTAATAATAAACTTTATGTATTTGGAGGCCTTACAAGTTTTCCAGATGGCAATGGAACTAATTCTATATATACAATCGATCTTGAAAGTGGTGTCATTGAAACTTCAAACCTACCTGAATCGATAGACTATAGTTTTGTGAGTAAATATCAAAACCTCATATACATAGCAGGTAAAAGTGATATTAGAGATGATGCTGGAAATATTACAGGAAGAGATCACTTTCTAGCCTATTACGATACGGAAACAGGTGTGCTAGAAGAAATATCAACCAATCTACAAGGAACTCCAGAAGACTTAGAAACAATACATGGAATGACTGTATTCAACAATAAAATCTATATTTTATATGGAGATAATTTAGATAACGATAATGATACCACCACTCCTACTCCTAATAGTATTCTAGTTGCTAATCTCAACTAATACAAAAACAAAAAACAGTACTTAAAATATCTAAAGCTACCTCATTCGAGGTAGCTTTTCCTATCTTAGTATTATGACCGAAACAAATACGTTTATCGTACTTAATGCTTCTGCGGGATCTGGAAAAACATACAGTCTAGTAAAGCAATATATTACTACTCTTCTCAAGAGTAATGATGCCAATAAGTTTAGACATCTTCTTGCTATTACTTTTACAAATAAGGCAGTGGCAGAAATGAAAAATCGTGTGCTAGACACGCTCAAGAATATAGGTCATTATGAGCCTGGCACTAAAAAACCAGACATGCTAGACGACCTAGTTTCATCTAGTGGGTTGCCTGAGGATGCTGTAATAAAAAAGTCTAAAGAAATACTCAATCGCATACTACACAATTATGCTGCCTTTGATATTGTAACGATAGATACTCTTACTCATAGAATCATACGCACTTTTGCCAAAGATCTAAATATCTCTGGTAGCTTTGAGGTCTCTTTAGATCAAAAAACACTCAATGCCCAAGCAGTAGATGCACTCATTGCAAAGGTG
This window harbors:
- a CDS encoding acyl carrier protein, whose translation is MSDIASRVKAIIVDKLGVDENEVVTEASFTNDLGADSLDTVELIMEFEKEFDIQIPDDQAENIATVGQAVSYIEEAK
- a CDS encoding phosphoribosylglycinamide formyltransferase — translated: MKRIVIFASGNGTNAQRIIEFFQDRTDAQVVQVLSNNPRAKVLQRASVLDVAAFSFNRKAFYKGDDVLHLLKATQPDVIILAGFLWLFPEKIISAFPDKVINIHPALLPDFGGKGMYGMNVHEAVYAFAKAQHDKNPSQKIYTGITIHKVTPEYDKGDFLFQAKVEVSQEDTPEGIAEKIHQLEYTHFPEVIAEFLS
- a CDS encoding ribonuclease H family protein, which gives rise to MAKTKKFYVVWEGKKPGIYESWKECKKMIDGYAGAKYKSFETFAKAKNAYNGDYNDFKGSSKKKKVLTAEEKAKYGFPNLYSIAVDAASSGNPGIMEYRGVDTQTVKQLFHQGPFKQGTNNIGEFLALVHGLAYLKKIGSDRLIYSDSRIAIGWVKKKHCKTNLKQSPKNKDVFELIARAEQWLKTNTYVTTIVKWETKAWGEIPADFGRK
- a CDS encoding PfkB family carbohydrate kinase, whose amino-acid sequence is MSKLVIVGSCAFDAIETPFGKTDKIIGGASPYIGLAAAQFDNVDPAIVAVVGDDFPQEYLDFLAERGINTDGIEVVKGGKTFFWSGKYHNDMNSRDTLATELNVLADFSPKVPASHKEAPIVMLGNLQPQVQLSVIEQMEVKPKLVILDTMNFWMDIALDELKTTLKKVDVITINDEEARQLSGEYSLVTAAKKIHEMGPKYVVIKKGEHGALIFEGDNMFFAPALPLADVFDPTGAGDTFAGGFAGYIAQAGDTSFETMKTALIYGSCLASFTVEKFGTERLQSVTPEEIKERLHQFKNLVQFDININN
- a CDS encoding amidophosphoribosyltransferase — its product is MSDAIKHECGIAVIRLKKPLEFYKEKYGTAFYGVNKMYLMMEKQHNRGQDGAGFASIKLDVAPGQRYISRQRSTAQQPIQDIFAEINGRINELMTANPDKKDDVAWQKSNVPYIGELLLGHVRYGTFGKNSVESVHPFLRQNNWMHRNLIVAGNFNMTNVNQLFDKLVSLGQHPKEQADTITVMEKIGHFLDDEVGKLYKKLKKEGFNKQQASPQIAERLKVGKILRRASKDWDGGYAMAGLLGHGDAFVLRDPAGIRPAYYFENDEVAVVASERPVIQTAFNVPFDEVKELDPGAAVIIKKNGTLTIQQIIEPLERKACSFERIYFSRGSDAEIYKERKMLGRLLMPRVLESINHDTRNSVFSFIPNTAETSFYGLVEAAQDELNKQKGEKILAAKGNLNESELTEILSQRLRTEKIAIKDAKLRTFITEDSSRDDLVAHVYDVTYGVIKPEDKLVIIDDSIVRGTTLKKSIIKMMARLNPAKIIVVSSAPQIRYPDCYGIDMARLEDFIAFRAAIALLKENDNESIIQEVYEKCKAQVDLDDKDVTNHVKDIYAPFEQKEISKKIAELLTDSSVQTEVDIIYQTVENLHKACPENLGDWYFTGDYPTAGGNRVVNKAFINYVEGNKERAY
- a CDS encoding superoxide dismutase; its protein translation is MSFTLPELPYAKDALEPNIDAKTMEIHHGKHHAGYTSKLNAAIEGTDLSGKTIENILINLDMSNTAVRNNGGGFYNHRLFWEVMSPDGGGEPTGELAEAINAAYGNFESFKDKFSSAAGGQFGSGWAWLCVHEGGKVEVCSTPNQDNPLMPKVGCGGFPILGLDVWEHAYYLNYQNRRPDYVNAFFNVINWEKVSALYAQNK